The Phyllopteryx taeniolatus isolate TA_2022b chromosome 17, UOR_Ptae_1.2, whole genome shotgun sequence genome window below encodes:
- the LOC133467036 gene encoding arf-GAP with Rho-GAP domain, ANK repeat and PH domain-containing protein 1 isoform X1: MAPPPPVPKPRARYARDSRSSASSADGRHQRASNGTRLSTDEDPPVDAPYMVASDSASSPPSIHSMASTIANHIASLAGAASGVASSAAAPMPSSCGTPPARLGAVASSLSNMPSLAAMLSTVANLPSQSGKGIPSLTPADVVVVDSPAPTEGNVGLAGPEEEEDALYITVLESWDDDADSDSSNEEELYQNWPSSSAAHGPMRGDHVQNLLNSANRSASVTPPRPAPPPPLHVGQTAKQKTPSVATIRVSRKKGHGPPAGPQSAVARASWLDVWKGFRHNVFWATLDGQLMSLWKKRTDQFSEVLFHVSSITNVKKLDTGRFSVYFKKKHYDFMAHSDDVQDGWVQSLLASRGQPSPAAPDLHGPITVKDPKSRFYAAVWGHDFWIYQNKDGFQLGVACYSIPLNLVTVRTTGRHSFTLTTPFRTVNLSVDSSKDLSVWLEGLSSSISSALSCSQVATRLWKNPSNRHCADCGAADPEWAAVNLLLVICHSCAGQHRALSSTLSKVRSLKMDNKVWTEPLIQLFVAHGNRLANQVWGPLVPSSEQIGPEASDESRSKFIQDKYSKGCYRRVHALASSGELMQQRLREVVCGGDVEETFSLICSGAKVCQTEPQSPSAIQLAERSGQALQAELLRLNEYTEILPYLPKSGYRRSESTPSGEEDEELHGKLEEDRFLFSLENDSAACDVLDLREVLSLFRNDGTTFQFELITLDNQLICVAETEDELLIHLVHILKVILPSGVSYAEVCGAVGVSKVCVLEDSGTSDNSEAWLLLWDGGVSVHRAHRGSKQTLKMELRALSHHEMDPFEDIITLVLGHRRVSLHFDEHGSCGRWYRLLHDVLAKHNAAESPVMSTQTLYPLSDLNEMDRVPLGVQRCIRHIKNHGGHLLFFDRFDFNVVLLLPLCRHRSCVVRGSGLKVEGVYRRCGLASKVSQLVEALVKSPGAAHLESDEQGVLDAAAALKQYIRQQEAQLFPESDRKDWMRAAVISDERARFSAYRELLWQLPTDKRMTLNALFGHFYMVQTFSQVNKMTAHNLALVLVPSLFHSLNADLLKLTRELVLYHAPLFLTHGQQHREEEEEITVL; this comes from the exons ATGGCCCCGCCCCCGCCCGTCCCCAAGCCCAGAGCTCGTTACGCCAGGGACAGCCGAAGCTCCGCCTCCTCGGCAGACGGCAG ACATCAGCGTGCCTCCAATGGAACTCGATTGAGCACAg ATGAAGACCCGCCCGTTGATGCTCCATATATGGTCGCTTCCGACTCCGCCTCCAGCCCGCCCTCCATTCACAGCATGGCTAGCACCATCGCGAACCACATAGCTAGCTTAGCAGGGGCCGCTAGCGGCGTCGCTAGCTCCGCTGCCGCTCCCATGCCGAGCTCCTGTGGCACGCCACCTGCTCGCTTGGGCGCCGTCGCCAGCTCATTATCGAACATGCCCAGTTTAGCGGCTATGCTCAGCACGGTGGCTAATTTGCCATCGCAATCTGGCAAAGGCATCCCTTCTTTGACACCGGCTG atgttgttgttgtggacTCACCAGCGCCAACAGAGGGCAATGTTGGACTCGCAGGACCAG aagaagaggaagacgctCTCTACATCACCGTGTTGGAAAGTTGGGACGACGACGCGGATTCCGACTCGTCCAATGAGGAGGAACTTTATCAAAACTGGCCATCCTCGTCCGCGGCTCATGGACCAATGAGAGGAGACCACGTCCAAAACCTGCTCAACAGCGCCAA TCGTTCCGCGAGTGTGACGCCCCCTCGGCCGGCCCCGCCTCCTCCTTTACACGTCGGccaaacagcaaaacaaaagactCCCAG CGTGGCAACCATCCGAGTGTCGAGGAAGAAAGGACACGGCCCGCCCGCTGGTCCGCAAAGCGCGGTTGCCCGAGCGAGCTGGTTGGACGTTTGGAAGGGCTTCAG ACACAATGTCTTTTGGGCAACGCTGGACGGACAGTTGATGTCTCTGTGGAAAAAACGAaca GACCAGTTCAGCGAGGTTCTCTTCCACGTGTCCAGCATCACAAACGTGAAGAAACTCGACACAGGAAGATTCTCCGTCTACTTCAAGAAGAAACATTACGACTTCATGGCTCACAGCGACG ACGTTCAGGACGGTTGGGTCCAGTCTCTGCTGGCGTCTCGGGGGCAGCCCAGTCCCGCCGCCCCGGACCTTCACGGACCCATCACGGTCAAGGACCCCAAGAGCCGCTTCTATGCCGCCGTGTGGGGCCACGACTTCTGGATTTACCAGAACAAAGACGGCTTCCAGCTGGGCGTGGCCTGTTACAGCATTCCCCTCAACCTGGTCACAGTCCGGACCACCGGGAGACACTCCTTCACCCTTACCACGCCGTTCAGGACCGTCAA CCTGTCTGTTGATTCGTCGAAGGATCTGTCCGTCTGGCTGGAGGGTCTGTCGTCATCTATCAGCAGCGCTCTGTCCTGCAGCCAGGTGGCGACGCGCCTGTGGAAGAACCCGTCCAACCGGCACTGCGCCGACTGCGGCGCCGCCGACCCCGAGTGGGCGGCGGTCAACCTGCTGCTCGTCATCTGTCACAGCTGCGCAG GGCAACACCGAGCTCTGAGCAGCACCCTGTCCAAGGTCCGCAGTCTGAAGATGGACAACAAGGTGTGGACTGAACCACTCATACAG CTGTTTGTTGCCCATGGTAACCGTCTGGCCAATCAGGTATGGGGCCCCCTGGTGCCCTCTTCAGAGCAGATCGGTCCAGAGGCCTCCGATGAGAGCAGGTCAAAGTTCATCCAGGATAAATACAGCAAGGGGTGCTACCGACGAGTACACGCCCTCGCGTCGTCTGGAGAGCTGATGCAGCAG AGGCTGCGAGAGGTTGTTTGTGGCGGCGACGTAGAAGAAACTTTCTCGCTCATCTGTTCGGGGGCAAAg GTGTGTCAAACAGAACCTCAGAGCCCCTCCGCTATCCAGCTGGCTGAGAGATCAGGGCAAGCTCTGCAGGCCGAGCTACTCAGACTCAATGAGTACACAG AGATTCTCCCTTACCTGCCAAAATCAGGATATAGGAGATCTGAGTCCACCCCctcag gagaggaagacgaggagcTTCACGGAAAACTGGAAGAAGATCGCTTCCTCTTCTCTTTGGAAAACGACTCAGCGGCTTGCGACGTCCTCGACTTGCGTGAGGTTTTGTCACTTTTCCGAAATGACGG GACGACTTTTCAGTTTGAGTTGATCACTTTGGACAATCAACTCATTTGTGTGGCCGAGACCGAGGACGAACTCCTCATCCACCTGGTCCATATCCTCAAG GTGATTCTTCCGAGCGGTGTGTCCTACGCGGAGGTGTGCGGCGCAGTGGGGGTCAGTAAAGTGTGCGTGTTGGAAGACAGCGGAACCTCGGACAACTCCGAAGCCTGGTTGTTGCTGTGGGACGGCGGCGTGAGCGTCCACCGCGCTCACAGAGGCTCCAAGCAGACGCTAAAAATGGAACTGCGTGCGCTCAGTCACCACG AGATGGATCCGTTTGAAGACATCATTACCCTGGTATTAGGACACAG GCGTGTTTCACTGCACTTTGACGAGCACGGCAGCTGCGGCAGATGGTACCGCCTCCTGCACGACGTTCTGGCCAAACACAACGCTGCGGAATCTCCCGTCATGTCCACTCAGACTCTGTACCCGCTGAGCGACCTCAACGAGATGGACCGGGTGCCGCTTGGCGTCCAACGATGCATCCGACACATCAAAAACCACGGTGGCCATTTGCTCTTCTTCGACCGCTTCGACTTTAACGTCGTCCTTCTTCTTCCACTCTGTAGACATCGTTCTTGCGTTGTGCGTGGTTCAGGTCTAAAGGTGGAAGGCGTGTACCGGCGCTGCGGCCTAGCCTCCAAAGTGTCCCAGCTGGTGGAGGCCCTGGTGAAATCCCCGGGTGCCGCCCACCTGGAGTCGGACGAACAGGGTGTGCtggacgccgccgccgccctcaAGCAGTACATACGGCAACAGGAAGCGCAACTCTTCCCCGAGAGCGACCGCAAGGACTGGATGCGTGCTGCGG TCATTTCAGATGAGCGTGCCAGGTTCTCCGCCTACCGCGAGTTGCTATGGCAACTGCCCACCGATAAGCGAATGACGCTGAACGCTTTGTTTGGACACTTTTACAT GGTCCAGACGTTCTCTCAGGTCAACAAGATGACGGCCCACAACCTGGCCCTGGTCCTGGTGCCGTCGCTCTTCCACAGTCTGAACGCCGACCTGCTCAAGCTGACCCGCGAGTTGGTCCTGTACCACGCGCCGCTCTTCCTG ACGCACGGGCAGCAGCAccgggaggaggaagaggagatcACTGTCctctga
- the LOC133467036 gene encoding arf-GAP with Rho-GAP domain, ANK repeat and PH domain-containing protein 1 isoform X2, with product MAPPPPVPKPRARYARDSRSSASSADGRHQRASNGTRLSTDEDPPVDAPYMVASDSASSPPSIHSMASTIANHIASLAGAASGVASSAAAPMPSSCGTPPARLGAVASSLSNMPSLAAMLSTVANLPSQSGKGIPSLTPADVVVVDSPAPTEGNVGLAGPEEEDALYITVLESWDDDADSDSSNEEELYQNWPSSSAAHGPMRGDHVQNLLNSANRSASVTPPRPAPPPPLHVGQTAKQKTPSVATIRVSRKKGHGPPAGPQSAVARASWLDVWKGFRHNVFWATLDGQLMSLWKKRTDQFSEVLFHVSSITNVKKLDTGRFSVYFKKKHYDFMAHSDDVQDGWVQSLLASRGQPSPAAPDLHGPITVKDPKSRFYAAVWGHDFWIYQNKDGFQLGVACYSIPLNLVTVRTTGRHSFTLTTPFRTVNLSVDSSKDLSVWLEGLSSSISSALSCSQVATRLWKNPSNRHCADCGAADPEWAAVNLLLVICHSCAGQHRALSSTLSKVRSLKMDNKVWTEPLIQLFVAHGNRLANQVWGPLVPSSEQIGPEASDESRSKFIQDKYSKGCYRRVHALASSGELMQQRLREVVCGGDVEETFSLICSGAKVCQTEPQSPSAIQLAERSGQALQAELLRLNEYTEILPYLPKSGYRRSESTPSGEEDEELHGKLEEDRFLFSLENDSAACDVLDLREVLSLFRNDGTTFQFELITLDNQLICVAETEDELLIHLVHILKVILPSGVSYAEVCGAVGVSKVCVLEDSGTSDNSEAWLLLWDGGVSVHRAHRGSKQTLKMELRALSHHEMDPFEDIITLVLGHRRVSLHFDEHGSCGRWYRLLHDVLAKHNAAESPVMSTQTLYPLSDLNEMDRVPLGVQRCIRHIKNHGGHLLFFDRFDFNVVLLLPLCRHRSCVVRGSGLKVEGVYRRCGLASKVSQLVEALVKSPGAAHLESDEQGVLDAAAALKQYIRQQEAQLFPESDRKDWMRAAVISDERARFSAYRELLWQLPTDKRMTLNALFGHFYMVQTFSQVNKMTAHNLALVLVPSLFHSLNADLLKLTRELVLYHAPLFLTHGQQHREEEEEITVL from the exons ATGGCCCCGCCCCCGCCCGTCCCCAAGCCCAGAGCTCGTTACGCCAGGGACAGCCGAAGCTCCGCCTCCTCGGCAGACGGCAG ACATCAGCGTGCCTCCAATGGAACTCGATTGAGCACAg ATGAAGACCCGCCCGTTGATGCTCCATATATGGTCGCTTCCGACTCCGCCTCCAGCCCGCCCTCCATTCACAGCATGGCTAGCACCATCGCGAACCACATAGCTAGCTTAGCAGGGGCCGCTAGCGGCGTCGCTAGCTCCGCTGCCGCTCCCATGCCGAGCTCCTGTGGCACGCCACCTGCTCGCTTGGGCGCCGTCGCCAGCTCATTATCGAACATGCCCAGTTTAGCGGCTATGCTCAGCACGGTGGCTAATTTGCCATCGCAATCTGGCAAAGGCATCCCTTCTTTGACACCGGCTG atgttgttgttgtggacTCACCAGCGCCAACAGAGGGCAATGTTGGACTCGCAGGACCAG aagaggaagacgctCTCTACATCACCGTGTTGGAAAGTTGGGACGACGACGCGGATTCCGACTCGTCCAATGAGGAGGAACTTTATCAAAACTGGCCATCCTCGTCCGCGGCTCATGGACCAATGAGAGGAGACCACGTCCAAAACCTGCTCAACAGCGCCAA TCGTTCCGCGAGTGTGACGCCCCCTCGGCCGGCCCCGCCTCCTCCTTTACACGTCGGccaaacagcaaaacaaaagactCCCAG CGTGGCAACCATCCGAGTGTCGAGGAAGAAAGGACACGGCCCGCCCGCTGGTCCGCAAAGCGCGGTTGCCCGAGCGAGCTGGTTGGACGTTTGGAAGGGCTTCAG ACACAATGTCTTTTGGGCAACGCTGGACGGACAGTTGATGTCTCTGTGGAAAAAACGAaca GACCAGTTCAGCGAGGTTCTCTTCCACGTGTCCAGCATCACAAACGTGAAGAAACTCGACACAGGAAGATTCTCCGTCTACTTCAAGAAGAAACATTACGACTTCATGGCTCACAGCGACG ACGTTCAGGACGGTTGGGTCCAGTCTCTGCTGGCGTCTCGGGGGCAGCCCAGTCCCGCCGCCCCGGACCTTCACGGACCCATCACGGTCAAGGACCCCAAGAGCCGCTTCTATGCCGCCGTGTGGGGCCACGACTTCTGGATTTACCAGAACAAAGACGGCTTCCAGCTGGGCGTGGCCTGTTACAGCATTCCCCTCAACCTGGTCACAGTCCGGACCACCGGGAGACACTCCTTCACCCTTACCACGCCGTTCAGGACCGTCAA CCTGTCTGTTGATTCGTCGAAGGATCTGTCCGTCTGGCTGGAGGGTCTGTCGTCATCTATCAGCAGCGCTCTGTCCTGCAGCCAGGTGGCGACGCGCCTGTGGAAGAACCCGTCCAACCGGCACTGCGCCGACTGCGGCGCCGCCGACCCCGAGTGGGCGGCGGTCAACCTGCTGCTCGTCATCTGTCACAGCTGCGCAG GGCAACACCGAGCTCTGAGCAGCACCCTGTCCAAGGTCCGCAGTCTGAAGATGGACAACAAGGTGTGGACTGAACCACTCATACAG CTGTTTGTTGCCCATGGTAACCGTCTGGCCAATCAGGTATGGGGCCCCCTGGTGCCCTCTTCAGAGCAGATCGGTCCAGAGGCCTCCGATGAGAGCAGGTCAAAGTTCATCCAGGATAAATACAGCAAGGGGTGCTACCGACGAGTACACGCCCTCGCGTCGTCTGGAGAGCTGATGCAGCAG AGGCTGCGAGAGGTTGTTTGTGGCGGCGACGTAGAAGAAACTTTCTCGCTCATCTGTTCGGGGGCAAAg GTGTGTCAAACAGAACCTCAGAGCCCCTCCGCTATCCAGCTGGCTGAGAGATCAGGGCAAGCTCTGCAGGCCGAGCTACTCAGACTCAATGAGTACACAG AGATTCTCCCTTACCTGCCAAAATCAGGATATAGGAGATCTGAGTCCACCCCctcag gagaggaagacgaggagcTTCACGGAAAACTGGAAGAAGATCGCTTCCTCTTCTCTTTGGAAAACGACTCAGCGGCTTGCGACGTCCTCGACTTGCGTGAGGTTTTGTCACTTTTCCGAAATGACGG GACGACTTTTCAGTTTGAGTTGATCACTTTGGACAATCAACTCATTTGTGTGGCCGAGACCGAGGACGAACTCCTCATCCACCTGGTCCATATCCTCAAG GTGATTCTTCCGAGCGGTGTGTCCTACGCGGAGGTGTGCGGCGCAGTGGGGGTCAGTAAAGTGTGCGTGTTGGAAGACAGCGGAACCTCGGACAACTCCGAAGCCTGGTTGTTGCTGTGGGACGGCGGCGTGAGCGTCCACCGCGCTCACAGAGGCTCCAAGCAGACGCTAAAAATGGAACTGCGTGCGCTCAGTCACCACG AGATGGATCCGTTTGAAGACATCATTACCCTGGTATTAGGACACAG GCGTGTTTCACTGCACTTTGACGAGCACGGCAGCTGCGGCAGATGGTACCGCCTCCTGCACGACGTTCTGGCCAAACACAACGCTGCGGAATCTCCCGTCATGTCCACTCAGACTCTGTACCCGCTGAGCGACCTCAACGAGATGGACCGGGTGCCGCTTGGCGTCCAACGATGCATCCGACACATCAAAAACCACGGTGGCCATTTGCTCTTCTTCGACCGCTTCGACTTTAACGTCGTCCTTCTTCTTCCACTCTGTAGACATCGTTCTTGCGTTGTGCGTGGTTCAGGTCTAAAGGTGGAAGGCGTGTACCGGCGCTGCGGCCTAGCCTCCAAAGTGTCCCAGCTGGTGGAGGCCCTGGTGAAATCCCCGGGTGCCGCCCACCTGGAGTCGGACGAACAGGGTGTGCtggacgccgccgccgccctcaAGCAGTACATACGGCAACAGGAAGCGCAACTCTTCCCCGAGAGCGACCGCAAGGACTGGATGCGTGCTGCGG TCATTTCAGATGAGCGTGCCAGGTTCTCCGCCTACCGCGAGTTGCTATGGCAACTGCCCACCGATAAGCGAATGACGCTGAACGCTTTGTTTGGACACTTTTACAT GGTCCAGACGTTCTCTCAGGTCAACAAGATGACGGCCCACAACCTGGCCCTGGTCCTGGTGCCGTCGCTCTTCCACAGTCTGAACGCCGACCTGCTCAAGCTGACCCGCGAGTTGGTCCTGTACCACGCGCCGCTCTTCCTG ACGCACGGGCAGCAGCAccgggaggaggaagaggagatcACTGTCctctga
- the LOC133467036 gene encoding arf-GAP with Rho-GAP domain, ANK repeat and PH domain-containing protein 1 isoform X3 → MAPPPPVPKPRARYARDSRSSASSADGRHQRASNGTRLSTDEDPPVDAPYMVASDSASSPPSIHSMASTIANHIASLAGAASGVASSAAAPMPSSCGTPPARLGAVASSLSNMPSLAAMLSTVANLPSQSGKGIPSLTPADVVVVDSPAPTEGNVGLAGPEEEEDALYITVLESWDDDADSDSSNEEELYQNWPSSSAAHGPMRGDHVQNLLNSANRSASVTPPRPAPPPPLHVGQTAKQKTPSVATIRVSRKKGHGPPAGPQSAVARASWLDVWKGFRHNVFWATLDGQLMSLWKKRTDQFSEVLFHVSSITNVKKLDTGRFSVYFKKKHYDFMAHSDDVQDGWVQSLLASRGQPSPAAPDLHGPITVKDPKSRFYAAVWGHDFWIYQNKDGFQLGVACYSIPLNLVTVRTTGRHSFTLTTPFRTVNLSVDSSKDLSVWLEGLSSSISSALSCSQVATRLWKNPSNRHCADCGAADPEWAAVNLLLVICHSCAGQHRALSSTLSKVRSLKMDNKVWTEPLIQLFVAHGNRLANQVWGPLVPSSEQIGPEASDESRSKFIQDKYSKGCYRRVHALASSGELMQQRLREVVCGGDVEETFSLICSGAKVCQTEPQSPSAIQLAERSGQALQAELLRLNEYTEILPYLPKSGYRRSESTPSGEEDEELHGKLEEDRFLFSLENDSAACDVLDLREVLSLFRNDGTTFQFELITLDNQLICVAETEDELLIHLVHILKVILPSGVSYAEVCGAVGVSKVCVLEDSGTSDNSEAWLLLWDGGVSVHRAHRGSKQTLKMELRALSHHEMDPFEDIITLVLGHRRVSLHFDEHGSCGRWYRLLHDVLAKHNAAESPVMSTQTLYPLSDLNEMDRVPLGVQRCIRHIKNHGLKVEGVYRRCGLASKVSQLVEALVKSPGAAHLESDEQGVLDAAAALKQYIRQQEAQLFPESDRKDWMRAAVISDERARFSAYRELLWQLPTDKRMTLNALFGHFYMVQTFSQVNKMTAHNLALVLVPSLFHSLNADLLKLTRELVLYHAPLFLTHGQQHREEEEEITVL, encoded by the exons ATGGCCCCGCCCCCGCCCGTCCCCAAGCCCAGAGCTCGTTACGCCAGGGACAGCCGAAGCTCCGCCTCCTCGGCAGACGGCAG ACATCAGCGTGCCTCCAATGGAACTCGATTGAGCACAg ATGAAGACCCGCCCGTTGATGCTCCATATATGGTCGCTTCCGACTCCGCCTCCAGCCCGCCCTCCATTCACAGCATGGCTAGCACCATCGCGAACCACATAGCTAGCTTAGCAGGGGCCGCTAGCGGCGTCGCTAGCTCCGCTGCCGCTCCCATGCCGAGCTCCTGTGGCACGCCACCTGCTCGCTTGGGCGCCGTCGCCAGCTCATTATCGAACATGCCCAGTTTAGCGGCTATGCTCAGCACGGTGGCTAATTTGCCATCGCAATCTGGCAAAGGCATCCCTTCTTTGACACCGGCTG atgttgttgttgtggacTCACCAGCGCCAACAGAGGGCAATGTTGGACTCGCAGGACCAG aagaagaggaagacgctCTCTACATCACCGTGTTGGAAAGTTGGGACGACGACGCGGATTCCGACTCGTCCAATGAGGAGGAACTTTATCAAAACTGGCCATCCTCGTCCGCGGCTCATGGACCAATGAGAGGAGACCACGTCCAAAACCTGCTCAACAGCGCCAA TCGTTCCGCGAGTGTGACGCCCCCTCGGCCGGCCCCGCCTCCTCCTTTACACGTCGGccaaacagcaaaacaaaagactCCCAG CGTGGCAACCATCCGAGTGTCGAGGAAGAAAGGACACGGCCCGCCCGCTGGTCCGCAAAGCGCGGTTGCCCGAGCGAGCTGGTTGGACGTTTGGAAGGGCTTCAG ACACAATGTCTTTTGGGCAACGCTGGACGGACAGTTGATGTCTCTGTGGAAAAAACGAaca GACCAGTTCAGCGAGGTTCTCTTCCACGTGTCCAGCATCACAAACGTGAAGAAACTCGACACAGGAAGATTCTCCGTCTACTTCAAGAAGAAACATTACGACTTCATGGCTCACAGCGACG ACGTTCAGGACGGTTGGGTCCAGTCTCTGCTGGCGTCTCGGGGGCAGCCCAGTCCCGCCGCCCCGGACCTTCACGGACCCATCACGGTCAAGGACCCCAAGAGCCGCTTCTATGCCGCCGTGTGGGGCCACGACTTCTGGATTTACCAGAACAAAGACGGCTTCCAGCTGGGCGTGGCCTGTTACAGCATTCCCCTCAACCTGGTCACAGTCCGGACCACCGGGAGACACTCCTTCACCCTTACCACGCCGTTCAGGACCGTCAA CCTGTCTGTTGATTCGTCGAAGGATCTGTCCGTCTGGCTGGAGGGTCTGTCGTCATCTATCAGCAGCGCTCTGTCCTGCAGCCAGGTGGCGACGCGCCTGTGGAAGAACCCGTCCAACCGGCACTGCGCCGACTGCGGCGCCGCCGACCCCGAGTGGGCGGCGGTCAACCTGCTGCTCGTCATCTGTCACAGCTGCGCAG GGCAACACCGAGCTCTGAGCAGCACCCTGTCCAAGGTCCGCAGTCTGAAGATGGACAACAAGGTGTGGACTGAACCACTCATACAG CTGTTTGTTGCCCATGGTAACCGTCTGGCCAATCAGGTATGGGGCCCCCTGGTGCCCTCTTCAGAGCAGATCGGTCCAGAGGCCTCCGATGAGAGCAGGTCAAAGTTCATCCAGGATAAATACAGCAAGGGGTGCTACCGACGAGTACACGCCCTCGCGTCGTCTGGAGAGCTGATGCAGCAG AGGCTGCGAGAGGTTGTTTGTGGCGGCGACGTAGAAGAAACTTTCTCGCTCATCTGTTCGGGGGCAAAg GTGTGTCAAACAGAACCTCAGAGCCCCTCCGCTATCCAGCTGGCTGAGAGATCAGGGCAAGCTCTGCAGGCCGAGCTACTCAGACTCAATGAGTACACAG AGATTCTCCCTTACCTGCCAAAATCAGGATATAGGAGATCTGAGTCCACCCCctcag gagaggaagacgaggagcTTCACGGAAAACTGGAAGAAGATCGCTTCCTCTTCTCTTTGGAAAACGACTCAGCGGCTTGCGACGTCCTCGACTTGCGTGAGGTTTTGTCACTTTTCCGAAATGACGG GACGACTTTTCAGTTTGAGTTGATCACTTTGGACAATCAACTCATTTGTGTGGCCGAGACCGAGGACGAACTCCTCATCCACCTGGTCCATATCCTCAAG GTGATTCTTCCGAGCGGTGTGTCCTACGCGGAGGTGTGCGGCGCAGTGGGGGTCAGTAAAGTGTGCGTGTTGGAAGACAGCGGAACCTCGGACAACTCCGAAGCCTGGTTGTTGCTGTGGGACGGCGGCGTGAGCGTCCACCGCGCTCACAGAGGCTCCAAGCAGACGCTAAAAATGGAACTGCGTGCGCTCAGTCACCACG AGATGGATCCGTTTGAAGACATCATTACCCTGGTATTAGGACACAG GCGTGTTTCACTGCACTTTGACGAGCACGGCAGCTGCGGCAGATGGTACCGCCTCCTGCACGACGTTCTGGCCAAACACAACGCTGCGGAATCTCCCGTCATGTCCACTCAGACTCTGTACCCGCTGAGCGACCTCAACGAGATGGACCGGGTGCCGCTTGGCGTCCAACGATGCATCCGACACATCAAAAACCACG GTCTAAAGGTGGAAGGCGTGTACCGGCGCTGCGGCCTAGCCTCCAAAGTGTCCCAGCTGGTGGAGGCCCTGGTGAAATCCCCGGGTGCCGCCCACCTGGAGTCGGACGAACAGGGTGTGCtggacgccgccgccgccctcaAGCAGTACATACGGCAACAGGAAGCGCAACTCTTCCCCGAGAGCGACCGCAAGGACTGGATGCGTGCTGCGG TCATTTCAGATGAGCGTGCCAGGTTCTCCGCCTACCGCGAGTTGCTATGGCAACTGCCCACCGATAAGCGAATGACGCTGAACGCTTTGTTTGGACACTTTTACAT GGTCCAGACGTTCTCTCAGGTCAACAAGATGACGGCCCACAACCTGGCCCTGGTCCTGGTGCCGTCGCTCTTCCACAGTCTGAACGCCGACCTGCTCAAGCTGACCCGCGAGTTGGTCCTGTACCACGCGCCGCTCTTCCTG ACGCACGGGCAGCAGCAccgggaggaggaagaggagatcACTGTCctctga